One window of Camelina sativa cultivar DH55 chromosome 4, Cs, whole genome shotgun sequence genomic DNA carries:
- the LOC109132610 gene encoding uncharacterized protein LOC109132610, with translation MLLQTTMVRIMDLDTQNLIDQYNLADEERLADEDMPPKTLGEIETLPQEAASSRTKQGTSSSNHYSRRHAKCWKNFTLGKKYVDGPKAGKHDVTCKHCKRNYCLNLSRNGTNTMNRHMRSCSKTPGSTPSINKKLDMMVFREKIAMALIQHNLPYSFVEYEKIREAFTYLIIL, from the exons ATGCTACTACAAACTACAATG GTCAGGATAATGGATTTGGATACTCAAAACTTGATTGATCAATACAACTTGGCTGATGAAGAACGCTTGGCTGATGAAGATATGCCGCCAAAAACTCTTGGTGAGATTGAGACCTTACCTCAAGAAGCTGCTTCTTCTAGGACTAAACAAGGTACAAGTAGTTCAAACCATTATAGTAGACGTCATGCTAAATGTTGGAAAAACTTTACACTAGGAAAGAAATATGTTGATGGACCTAAGGCTGGTAAACATGATGTTACATGCAAACATTGTAAGAGAAATTATTGTTTGAATTTGAGTCGAAATGGTACTAACACCATGAATCGCCATATGCGATCTTGTTCAAAGACTCCTGGGAGTACACCTAGCATTAATAAGAAGCTGGATATGATGgtatttagagaaaaaattGCAATGGCTTTAATTCAGCATAATCTTCCATATTCGTTTGTTGAATATGAAAAGATTAGGGAGGCTTTTACTTATCTAATCATTCTATAG
- the LOC104784026 gene encoding uncharacterized protein LOC104784026: MGLSQTAAVLVAVFAFCLVAVTAQLAYVLWWKRRFRRRSIAGSELDVFSSRGGDPNATPPPSKELLYFFLFCLENKQFRIGSATAPPLPPAAAPPVDDVASKWSTGENLLSGPSETLFTIAEDCTSESDHHRTGEIEPRGSISTEDHAXLNPKLSQF, from the coding sequence ATGGGTCTAAGCCAAACCGCAGCAGTACTCGTCGCTGTGTTCGCGTTTTGTCTCGTAGCTGTAACGGCACAGCTCGCCTACGTTTTGTGGTGGAAACGTCGGTTCCGTCGTCGGAGTATCGCCGGATCAGAACTGGACGTTTTCTCCTCCCGCGGAGGTGATCCCAATGCTACACCACCGCCGTCCAAAGAGCTTCtttacttcttcctcttctgtctCGAGAACAAACAGTTCCGAATAGGTTCCGCCACAGCTCCGCCGCTCCCTCCAGCAGCCGCACCGCCGGTCGATGACGTGGCGTCGAAGTGGTCAACGGGAGAGAATCTACTTAGCGGGCCATCGGAGACTCTGTTCACCATCGCTGAAGACTGTACGAGCGAGTCCGATCATCACCGGACGGGTGAGATTGAACCACGTGGAAGCATCTCTACGGAGGATCATGCGAANCTAAACCCTAAATTGTCTCAGTTTTAA
- the LOC109132524 gene encoding zinc finger BED domain-containing protein RICESLEEPER 2-like: MEKSKLKTVLSRVPGRIGLTTSLWRALTIEGYICLTAHYVDVDWVLKTKIICFSAFPPPHTGVAITMKISELLKDWGIEKKVFTIIIDNASANDSMQGALDKIRDSVKYVRGSQTRENLFQNCMETVGIQAEAGLISDVATRWNSTHLMLSRAIQFKGALCNLAEVDKSLPSDFEWERAELICELLQPFAELTKMISSSSYPIANLYFMQVWAIKCWLRDHDDSSDPVICDMVENMNEKYWEEFSVTS, encoded by the exons ATGGAGAAAAGTAAGCTTAAGACAGTTTTAAGTAGAGTTCCGGGTAGAATTGGTTTGACAACTAGTCTTTGGAGAGCTTTAACCATTGAAGGTTATATTTGCTTAACAGCTCACTATGTTGATGTGGATTGGGTTTTGAAAACGAAGATCATATGCTTTAGTGCTTTCCCCCCTCCACATACGGGTGTAGCTATAACAATGAAGATAAGTGAGTTGTTGAAAGATTGGGGAATAGAGAAGAAAGTTTTTACTATAATAATAGATAACGCTTCTGCAAATGATAGCATGCAAG GAGCTTTGGATAAGATTAGGGATAGTGTCAAGTATGTGAGGGGATCTCAGACtagagaaaatttgtttcaaaattgtATGGAAACAGTTGGAATTCAAGCTGAAGCAGGTCTGATTTCAGATGTTGCAACTCGTTGGAACTCCACTCATTTGATGCTCTCTAGAGCAATACAGTTTAAGGGTGCCTTATGCAACCTTGCAGAGGTTGATAAGAGTTTGCCATCAGATTTTGAATGGGAGAGAGCAGAATTGATATGTGAACTTTTGCAACCGTTTGCTGAGCTTACAAAGATGATTTCTAGTTCATCATATCCGATAGCTAACTTGTATTTCATGCAAGTGTGGGCTATTAAATGTTGGCTGAGAGATCATGATGATTCTAGTGATCCAGTTATTTGTGATATGGTTGAGAATATGAATGAGAAATATTGGGAAGAATTCAGTGTCACGAGCTGA
- the LOC104781092 gene encoding uncharacterized protein LOC104781092 produces MGLSQTAAVLVAVFTFCLVAVTAQLAYVLWWKRRFRRRSIAGSELDVFSSRGGDPNATPPPSKELLYFFLFCLENKQFRIGSATAPPLPPAAAPPVDDVASKWSTGENLLSGPSETLFTIAEDCTSESDHHRTGEIEPRGSISTEDHAKDDEVVEEIVLTDGSDDEVDFSDYNHDGTTPFSTPCASPPFYTPSPSPIREEGLYG; encoded by the coding sequence ATGGGTTTAAGCCAAACCGCAGCAGTACTAGTCGCTGTGTTCACATTTTGTCTCGTCGCTGTAACGGCACAGCTCGCCTACGTTTTGTGGTGGAAACGTCGGTTTCGTCGTCGTAGTATCGCCGGATCAGAACTCGACGTTTTCTCCTCCCGCGGAGGTGATCCCAATGCTACACCACCGCCGTCCAAAGAGCTTCtttacttcttcctcttctgtctCGAGAACAAACAGTTCCGAATAGGTTCCGCCACAGCTCCGCCGCTCCCTCCAGCAGCCGCACCGCCGGTCGATGACGTGGCGTCGAAGTGGTCAACGGGAGAGAATCTACTTAGCGGGCCTTCGGAGACTCTCTTCACCATCGCTGAAGACTGTACGAGCGAGTCCGATCATCACCGGACGGGTGAGATTGAACCACGTGGAAGCATCTCTACGGAGGATCATGCGAAGGATGATGAAGTGGTAGAGGAGATTGTCCTGACGGATGGAAGCGACGACGAGGTTGACTTTAGTGACTATAACCACGACGGAACGACGCCGTTTTCTACTCCATGTGCTTCGCCGCCGTTCTACACGCCGTCGCCTTCCCCTATTCGTGAGGAGGGTTTGTACGGCTGA